In Hyperolius riggenbachi isolate aHypRig1 chromosome 10, aHypRig1.pri, whole genome shotgun sequence, a genomic segment contains:
- the LOC137534723 gene encoding gastrula zinc finger protein XlCGF57.1-like — protein sequence MVDGGTMNTIKEEEEEMYMMSDQQSVEEGDMMRTIKEEKEETHVRGDQQSAEEGTTIMSIKEEEESYVWNYHQCVGDDTTMGPTKEEETYLWSDQLSVEEGEMVKKIKEEKPETYVRGDQQEISTIKYKEEKFVRGYQPSTKAGEMMVPIKMEECPLHISLNGQNVGSTPEGRLISPQDDHAEDNSVAQYSPGENPITGNTHHRLYHEERSPDPSHPVESSNTSHPFTPNIQPGLHVVNRLFDQCNYEESSPATSHTVILTGDNKSFPCSECDKCFTRHSSLVIHQRTHTGERPFLCSECGKCFGHKSNLRVHQKSHKGEHPFSCSECGKGFNRKVWFLEHQRSHTGERPYSCSECGKSFSQKSNFGAHLRIHKAERPFSCSECGKGFNRRGGLLLHRRVHTGEHPFSCADCGKSFAFKSSLLQHQRKHTEKHNFSCVECGKGFSYERDFLQHQRIHTDRWPFSCTECGKSFTQKGNLKVHQRSHTGERPFSCAECGRGFIRRNQFHVHLRSHIIERSFSQCGNV from the exons ATGGTGGATGGTGGCACAATGaacacaattaaagaggaagaagaagagatgtatatgatgagtgatcagcagtctgtggaagagggtgacatgatgaggacaattaaagaggaaaaagaagagacCCATGTAAGGGGTGATCAACAGTCTGCAGAGGAGGGTACCACTATCAtgtcaattaaagaggaagaagagagttATGTGTGGAATTATCATCAGTGTGTGGGGGACGATACCACGATGGGGCCAActaaagaagaagagacgtatttgTGGAGTGATCAGCTGTCTGTGGAGGAAGGGGAAATGGTGAAGAAGATTAAAGAAGAAAAACCAGAAacatatgtgaggggtgatcagcaagAGATAAGtactattaaatacaaagaagagaaGTTTGTGAGAGGTTATCAGCCATCCACCAAAGCGGGTGAAATGATGGTGCCAATTAAAATGGAAGAATGTCCTCTACATATCAGCTTAA ATGGACAGAATGTGGGGAGCACCCCGGAGGGACGTCTTATCTCACCTCAAGATGATCATGCAGAAGATAATAGCGTCGCACAATATTCTCCAGGAGAAAACCCCATTACTGGAAATACACATCACAGACTTTACCATGAGGAAAGATCACCGGATCCCTCTCATCCTGTAGAATCTTCTAACACATCACATCCTTTTACTCCAAATATCCAGCCAGGTTTGCATGTTGTAAATAGGTTATTTGATCAGTGTAATTATGAGGAATCCTCTCCTGCTACATCACATACTGTTATACTTACAGGTGATAATAAGAGCTTCCCGTGTTCTGAATGTGACAAGTGTTTTACAAGGCATTCATCTCTGGTCATACATCAGCGAACGCACACTGGCGAGCGGCCTTttttgtgttcagagtgtgggaaatgctttggccACAAATCAAACCTTAGGGTACACCAGAAAAGTCACAAAGGTGAGCAtccattttcatgttcagagtgtgggaaaggcttcAATCGGAAAGTGTGGTTTCTTgaacaccagagaagtcacaccgGCGAGCGGCCTTATTCATGTTCCGAATGTGGGAAAAGTTTCAGTCAGAAATCGAACTTTGGTGCCCACCTGAGAATTCACAAAGCTGAGCGTccgttttcatgttcagagtgtgggaaaggtttcaacCGCAGAGGAGGCCTCCTCTTACACCGGAGAGTCCACACTGGTGAGCATCCTTTTTCGTGCGCCGATTGTGGAAAATCTTTTGCTTTCAAATCTAGTCTTTTACAGCATCAGAGGAAACACACGGAGAAACATAACTTTTCGTGTGTCGAGTGTGGGAAAGGGTTCAGCTATGAAAGGGACTTCCTTCAGCATCAAAGAATTCACACAGATAGGTGGCCTTTCTCctgtacagagtgtgggaaaagtttcacTCAGAAAGGAAATCTTAAAgtacaccagagaagtcacacaggggaACGGCCTTTTtcgtgtgcagagtgtgggagagGATTCATTCGGAGAAATCAGTTTCACGTACACCTAAGAAGTCATATTATAGAGCGTTCATTTTCTCAGTGTGGAAATGTTTAG